The Bacteroidota bacterium genome segment TGGGAAAAGCTATGGTCTGGAAATATTGATGCAACAAAAATTAAGTAATACCATATACGGTATCATATCATACACCTGGGTAAGAAGTGAATTTCAGGATAAAACCGGTAAATACATTCCTTCCGCCTGGGACAATCAACATATTTTAAATATAGCTGCAGGTAAAAAACTCAAAAGAAACTGGGAGGCAGGCATGAAATTCCGATTACTTGGAGGTGCTCCCTATACACCATATAATATTGAATTATCCTCTTTAAAAACGGTTTGGGACGTTACCCGCACCGGAATTCTGGATTGGAACCGTTTAAATACTTTGCGTAATCAGGTTAGTCATGGATTAGATATCAGAGTTGACAAGCGCTGGTATTTTAGAAAATGGGCTTTAGATTTATATCTGGATATCCAAAATATTTATAATTTCAAATCAAAAGGATTAGGATACCTGGATGTTCAAAGGGATATCAACGGCAATCTGATAGAAAACCCGAATAATCCTGATGCATATCTTACCAAAGAAATTGAAAATACAAATGGGACAATTCTTCCATCAATTGGCATAATGATCGAATTCTAAACCAACTGTCAAATTGTAATAAACATTTAAATAATAACACCAAATTGTAATTGATAGTTATTTATTACTACCAATCACATCTTTTATACATATTAATAAGTAATATTCTATCCTTAAATCCGTAACAAGGAGAACAATAAATCTTACTTAAAATCTAAAAAATTACAATATATTTATAAATTCTAATGATTATTGGTTGAGTATTTTCCCAATAAAAGTATAAATCAAAACAAATAGAACTATGATCAGTGCATACCTTACTATAGCCAGACAAAAATTGTCTGAGTTTTGTCTTCTTTCTTTTAATAAACCGAAGAAGTTATTTCTATTATCAATTTTTGTTTTCTCACTTATTTCTTCAACACAAGCTCAGGGAACAAGATTATTGCGCCAACCGAACATCAGTTCAAGCCATGTGGTTTATACCTATGGTGGCGACATTTGGATCAGTTCATTAAATAGCCATAATGCCGTACGACTTACAAGTACGCAGGCAGTTGAAAAAGATCCATTTCTATCCCCAGATGGGAAATTTGTAGCCTTTACCTCAAACCGTTCAGGAATGGATGCAATTTATTCCGTTTCAATTGATGGAGGCACTCCTACCCGACTCACATGGCATCCAAGTCCGTCCAGGGTGCGCGGTTGGACACCCGATGGAAAACATATCCTCTATTCTTCAACCAGAGAAACAGCTCCATCCGCTTATGATCGGCTTTGGACAGTTTCAGTGAATGGTGGCCCAAGTGAAATGCTAACAGCTCAATGGGGTACCAGTGGATCATTTTCACCGGATGGTAAACAAATTGTTATTGACCGCGTCAGGCGTTGGGATGTGGAATGGCGTAATTATCGCGGAGGACAAAATTCCCCTCTAGAAATTATCAATCTTAAAGATTTATCGGAAACCTTTATTCCAAACGAAAGTACTTTTGACATTCTTCCTGTATGGATGGGCGAAACAATTTACTTTTTATCCGATCGTGATTGGACCTCGAATATTTGGGCCTATTCTCCAAAATCCGGTGATTTAAAACAAATCACAAAATACACCGACATTGATATCAAATGGTTAGCTGCAAGCAATGGCAAACTGTCTTTTGAGCGCGATGGTTATCTACATATTTTAGATCCAAAATCGGATGAAACAACCCAATTAAATATAACTGTTACAGGAGATTTCCCCTGGGCCGAAACTAAATGGGAAGATGTGAGCAAAAACGCGAGATCAGCATCAATCTCGCCCAATGGGAAACGTGCGATTATGGAATCAAGAGGAGAAATTTTTACTATTCCGGTTGAATTTGGAGATGCAAGAAACTTAACACAAAGTTCGGATGCAGCAGATCGTACTCCAATCTGGTCTCCTAAAGGCGATCAAATTGCCTGGTTCTCGGATGCGAATGGTACAGGATATTCGTTGATGATTTCAACTCAAGATGGATTAAGTCCGACAAAAAGCATCTCTATTGGAGAATCAAAATTGGGATGGGAACCTGATTGGTCGCCAGATGGAAAATTTATTGCTTTTGTCGATGATGATGTTCGCATGAGAGTTGTAAATATTGCCGCAGGAACAATCCAAACCATTGATGTGGGAGGAAACAACCTTGAACGTGGTTCGGTTGGATTAAGCTGGTCGCCTGATTCGCAATGGTTGGCTTATGCAAAATCCGGGTCAAATAATTTTAGGCAAATAAAACTCTGGTCGTTAAAAGACAATAAAATTACTGCCATTACCGACCCATTTGCTGATTCATTTTCACCAAGCTGGGATCTCGACAAAAAGCATCTTTACTTTTTAGCCAGTACCGACGTTGCCTTGGGTTCAGGTTGGGCCAACACCAGTGCCATGACCGCAAATCCTGTTTATGCTGCTTATGTGGTTAATCTGCAAAAAGATGAACCTTCACCTTTTAAGGACAAGAGTGATGAAGAAGCAATAGAGAAGGAAGATTCGGAGAAAAAAGACACAGAAAAAGATGCTAAAAAACCTGAAACAAAAAAAGGAGAAAAGGAAGAAAAAGATGCCAAACCAGAAGCACCTAAAGTAATACAAATCGACTTTGATGGAATCGAACGCAGAACGATGGCTTTACCTATTCCATCACGTAATTATACGTTTACCTTAAGCGGTCCATCTGGTATTTTATTCATAGCTGAAAGGATTCCAAACAGCAGAGGATTAACCATTCAAAAATTTGATCTTAAAGAATCTGAATCTAAAGAATTTGCGAGTGGGGTTAATCAAGCAACCGTTTCGGCTAATGGAAAACAGATGTTGCTTAACATGGCTGGCAGTTGGAAAATTGTTGAAACTTCAAAACCAAATGCAAAGGATGCAAAATCCTTGAAAGTTGATTTAAAGATGAAACTTGACAGAACTGCTGAATGGAAGCAGATGTTCAATGAAGCGTGGCGTTATGAGGGTGATTATTTCTACGATCCAAATATGCATGGCAGGGACTGGAAAGTAGTTTATGAGCGTTACGCTCCATTAATTCCTTTCGTAAAACACCGTTCCGATCTTACCTATATTTTGGATCAGGTAAACGGAGAACTTTCCGTTGGTCATAGCTTTGTTATGGGTGGCGACTTCCCTGAAGTAGAACCGGTTAGCGTCGGATTACTCGGGGCCGATTTAGTTGCAGAAAACAATCGCTGGAAAATCAAACGTATTTACACAACCGAAAGCTGGAATCCTGAATTATCAAGTCCTCTCGATCAGCCCGGCACAAAAATTCAGGAAGGCTTTTTTATTGTTGGGATCAACGGGAAAGAGATTACCGCTAAGGATAATCCTTATGAATTTTTAGATGGAACCGTTGGAAAACAAACTGTTCTGCACTTGAATAAAAAAGCTGAATTTGAAGGTTCATGGAAGGAGATCGTAAAACCCATCAGAAGCGAAAACGCTTTACGTCAGAGAGCCTGGGTTGAAGATAACCGTCGTTTGGTTGATAAATTATCAAATGGCAGGTTAGGATATATCTGGGTTCCAAATACAGGAGGCCCCGGTTTTGTTTCCTTTAACCGATATTTCTTTGCTCAACAAGATAAAGAAGGTGCCGTGATTGATGAACGGTTCAATGGTGGTGGATCTTTGGATGATTATATGGTTGACCTGATGACTCGCAGTTTAAGGGCTGCATTGACCAATGAAGTTCCAAATGGCAAACCTTTACAATTACCTGCCGGAATACTCGGGCCAAAAGTTCTGTTGATTAATGAATTGGCAGGATCAGGTGGAGATTATTTTCCTTGGGCATTCCGTCAGCAAAAGATAGGACCATTAATTGGATCCAGAACCTGGGGCGGTCTTGTGAAATCATCAGTTCATTACAGTTTGGTTGATGGCGGTGCGCTTACAGCACCTGATAACGCTGTATTCGATCCAATCAATAACAAATGGGTTGCAGAAAACGAAGGAGTAGCCCCGGATATCGAGGTACGTCAGGATGCTAAATCGTTGGATAAAGGGATTGATCCACAACTTGAACGAGCTGTGAAGGAAGCTTTATTGTTAATAAATAAGCATCCTAAAAAAGAAATCACCCCTCCTCCGTTCCCAACACCTGCAATTAAGAAATAAGAAAGACTAAATTAATTTTATTTCCAGCCCTTCTGATACTTTTGCTGAAAAGCAATTGAATTAGAAGGGCATATTAATCTATCGAATTCATTATTATATGATTCTCATCGATCAACCCTATATCTCAGATTTTCTGATAAAAACTATTAAAGAAAATAATATTGAAATTATTTCGACCTCGGCAGCCAGAGAAATGGTTTCGGACAACTCCCTAAACTGGATTTCAGAAGAGGATGCAATTAACAACTTTAAAACCGATGCAAATAGTTTATTGCTTTCCATCTCAGAAAATGCAATTAGTTGGATCGAAAAGAATCTTGGATTTACGAATCTCCCGAATCAAATTAATCTTTTTAAAAACAAAATAAGGTTTAGAGAACTATTAAAGGACGCATATCCAAACTACTTCTTTAAAGGAATAAAATTTGAAGAACTTAAGCAATTCAAAAGTGATGACTTTAAATTTCCTTTCATCCTTAAACCGGCGGTTGGATTTTTTAGTGTTGGGGTATACAAAGTTGACTCGTTCGACGAATGGAATCAAACCATTGATAAAATTGAATTGGATATTGAAAAGATCAAAGGCTCTTATCCGAAAGAAGTTGTGGATGTTTCCGAATTTATCATTGAAGAAATAATTGGTGGTGAAGAATATGCCATCGATTGTTACTTTGATCATCATGGCGAGCCGATTATACTCAATATTTTTCATCATATTTTTTCATCAAACGATGATTTAAGCGATCGAATTTACAGTTCATCAAAAGAAATTATCGAATCTTTAAAAGATAAATCTGAAGAATTTTTGAAACTGATCAGTGCGAAAACAAATCTAAAAAATTTCCCTGCCCATATTGAAATTAGAATTGACAATGATGGAAATATCAATCCCATTGAAGTTAATCCTTTGCGATTTGGAGGATGGTGCACAACAGGAGATCTATCCTGGTTTGCTTATGGGTTCAATTCTTATGAGTACTTTTTGAAAGGTAAAAAGCCTGATTGGGATTCCATCTTTAAAACAAGAAAAGGCAAAAAGTACAGTATTGTAGTTCTGGATAATACTTCGGGATATAGTGCAGATGAAATTGAATTCTTTAATTACGATCTTTTATTGAAAGATTTTGATAAGCCTTTGGATTTAAGAAAAGTGAATATGAAAGGATATCCGATTTTTGGTTTTCTATTCACCGAAACGAGTGCTGATAAAGAAGCAGAATTAGTTCAAATACTAAATTCAAACCTCAGAAAGTATATCAAACTAAAGTAGCTGAATTTCACAATACGAATTAATACTTTGCATATTGTAAATTTTGTTATATTTTCATTCCTTAAATGTTAATCCAATCCCAAAAAATGAAAAAGATATTTAAATATAGCTTCTTATCAATTGCATTTACCGTAGTTTTATTCTCGTGTAATTATTCAGTCAAAACAGAAAAAACCTCAGATTCAGAAACACACCAAACAAGTGCTGGAATTAAAACAGATTGCAATGAAGTCCATTGGTCGCATGCCGCTGGAGAAAGTGGTCCGGAAAATTGGAAAAATTTGTGCGATGGTTTTACAGCCTGCGGTGGAGTAGCTCAATCGCCGATTAATATTGTCACGAGTACTATAGAGGAAATAGGTGGATTAAGTCCACTTAATATTATTTACAAGTCATCTAAAACTGATATTATTAATAATGGACATACGGTACAATTTAACACCTCGGGAGATAACATCCTGCTCATTGGAAATAAAGAATATGAGTTAGAGCAATTTCATTTTCATGCCTTGAGTGAACATACCATTAATGGGTATCATTACCCCATCGAGGTCCATTTTGTTCACAGGCATTCGGATACAGATTATGTGGTGCTCGGAATCATGTATGAAGAAGGTGAAGAAGATCCGCTCTTAACAGAATATTTAAATAATTTCCCGGTAAGCAAAGGGGAATTCACTTCCGATAAGTCCATTGATTTGAGTAAGCTGTATCCGGCTGAATTAAGCTATTATTATTATTCCGGTTCTTTGACCACACCACCATGTTCGGAAATTGTGAGCTGGTATGTTTTAAAAACCCCACTTCAGGCTTCAAAAGCGCAGGTGGATAAATTTTCGAAAATATTAAACAATAATTATCGGCCCGTTATGCCACTGAATGACAGGAAAGTATACGGATTCTAGAACTTAATAGAATAGAAAATCAGAATTTGATTGGTAAGAAACAAGTTGGAGAATTCACACTTTCCTTAGATATACTACTTTACTATCGTTTACTCCATAATAATCAGGTAACTCAGCGACTTTCTCACAATCAGTATTTTCATAAAAGGCCCTTGTTGGCTCATAAAGCTGTCGTGAGGATGTCTCAATCCAGATATTTTTGCCCCCTAATCGGGCTACATCCTCGTCAACCATTTTAAGCATCATTTTTCCAATTCCTTTTCCTTTTTCATCCTGGTGAACGACCATCCAGTATAAATCGTAACTATGAAATGTACAGGTATTCTTCCCGTAACAAGCGTAGGCAAGCACCCTATTGTCATGTTCTACAATGATAAAAATATATCCACTCTTTTCTTCACCTTTAGTTAAATTCTCTTGTGCCAATTCCAGTGCAACTTCTACTTCAAAATCATAAAAAAAACCGGTAGATACTAGTATTCCGCGCAAATCGTTAATATCGCTTTCTTTCAATTCCCTTCTAAATTCCATAATCTCAGTTTAAATCATTTAAAATCCTGCTAATCATCATTTCAATCGTATATCCGGCATAGTCATTCGCCGCAACAAAACCACTATCG includes the following:
- a CDS encoding TonB-dependent receptor is translated as GKSYGLEILMQQKLSNTIYGIISYTWVRSEFQDKTGKYIPSAWDNQHILNIAAGKKLKRNWEAGMKFRLLGGAPYTPYNIELSSLKTVWDVTRTGILDWNRLNTLRNQVSHGLDIRVDKRWYFRKWALDLYLDIQNIYNFKSKGLGYLDVQRDINGNLIENPNNPDAYLTKEIENTNGTILPSIGIMIEF
- a CDS encoding PDZ domain-containing protein — encoded protein: MISAYLTIARQKLSEFCLLSFNKPKKLFLLSIFVFSLISSTQAQGTRLLRQPNISSSHVVYTYGGDIWISSLNSHNAVRLTSTQAVEKDPFLSPDGKFVAFTSNRSGMDAIYSVSIDGGTPTRLTWHPSPSRVRGWTPDGKHILYSSTRETAPSAYDRLWTVSVNGGPSEMLTAQWGTSGSFSPDGKQIVIDRVRRWDVEWRNYRGGQNSPLEIINLKDLSETFIPNESTFDILPVWMGETIYFLSDRDWTSNIWAYSPKSGDLKQITKYTDIDIKWLAASNGKLSFERDGYLHILDPKSDETTQLNITVTGDFPWAETKWEDVSKNARSASISPNGKRAIMESRGEIFTIPVEFGDARNLTQSSDAADRTPIWSPKGDQIAWFSDANGTGYSLMISTQDGLSPTKSISIGESKLGWEPDWSPDGKFIAFVDDDVRMRVVNIAAGTIQTIDVGGNNLERGSVGLSWSPDSQWLAYAKSGSNNFRQIKLWSLKDNKITAITDPFADSFSPSWDLDKKHLYFLASTDVALGSGWANTSAMTANPVYAAYVVNLQKDEPSPFKDKSDEEAIEKEDSEKKDTEKDAKKPETKKGEKEEKDAKPEAPKVIQIDFDGIERRTMALPIPSRNYTFTLSGPSGILFIAERIPNSRGLTIQKFDLKESESKEFASGVNQATVSANGKQMLLNMAGSWKIVETSKPNAKDAKSLKVDLKMKLDRTAEWKQMFNEAWRYEGDYFYDPNMHGRDWKVVYERYAPLIPFVKHRSDLTYILDQVNGELSVGHSFVMGGDFPEVEPVSVGLLGADLVAENNRWKIKRIYTTESWNPELSSPLDQPGTKIQEGFFIVGINGKEITAKDNPYEFLDGTVGKQTVLHLNKKAEFEGSWKEIVKPIRSENALRQRAWVEDNRRLVDKLSNGRLGYIWVPNTGGPGFVSFNRYFFAQQDKEGAVIDERFNGGGSLDDYMVDLMTRSLRAALTNEVPNGKPLQLPAGILGPKVLLINELAGSGGDYFPWAFRQQKIGPLIGSRTWGGLVKSSVHYSLVDGGALTAPDNAVFDPINNKWVAENEGVAPDIEVRQDAKSLDKGIDPQLERAVKEALLLINKHPKKEITPPPFPTPAIKK
- a CDS encoding ATP-grasp domain-containing protein — its product is MILIDQPYISDFLIKTIKENNIEIISTSAAREMVSDNSLNWISEEDAINNFKTDANSLLLSISENAISWIEKNLGFTNLPNQINLFKNKIRFRELLKDAYPNYFFKGIKFEELKQFKSDDFKFPFILKPAVGFFSVGVYKVDSFDEWNQTIDKIELDIEKIKGSYPKEVVDVSEFIIEEIIGGEEYAIDCYFDHHGEPIILNIFHHIFSSNDDLSDRIYSSSKEIIESLKDKSEEFLKLISAKTNLKNFPAHIEIRIDNDGNINPIEVNPLRFGGWCTTGDLSWFAYGFNSYEYFLKGKKPDWDSIFKTRKGKKYSIVVLDNTSGYSADEIEFFNYDLLLKDFDKPLDLRKVNMKGYPIFGFLFTETSADKEAELVQILNSNLRKYIKLK
- a CDS encoding carbonic anhydrase family protein codes for the protein MKKIFKYSFLSIAFTVVLFSCNYSVKTEKTSDSETHQTSAGIKTDCNEVHWSHAAGESGPENWKNLCDGFTACGGVAQSPINIVTSTIEEIGGLSPLNIIYKSSKTDIINNGHTVQFNTSGDNILLIGNKEYELEQFHFHALSEHTINGYHYPIEVHFVHRHSDTDYVVLGIMYEEGEEDPLLTEYLNNFPVSKGEFTSDKSIDLSKLYPAELSYYYYSGSLTTPPCSEIVSWYVLKTPLQASKAQVDKFSKILNNNYRPVMPLNDRKVYGF
- a CDS encoding GNAT family N-acetyltransferase → MEFRRELKESDINDLRGILVSTGFFYDFEVEVALELAQENLTKGEEKSGYIFIIVEHDNRVLAYACYGKNTCTFHSYDLYWMVVHQDEKGKGIGKMMLKMVDEDVARLGGKNIWIETSSRQLYEPTRAFYENTDCEKVAELPDYYGVNDSKVVYLRKV